The following coding sequences lie in one Mycobacterium sp. Z3061 genomic window:
- a CDS encoding cytochrome P450, whose product MYAGGDLVTAAVTSIDFTDLDNFADGFPHDLFAVHRREAPVFWHEPTDNTPDGEGFWSVATHAETLEVLRDPVTYSSVTGGARPFGGTLLQDLAIAGQVLNMMDDPRHSQIRRLVSSGLTPRMIRRVEDDLRARARRLVDEVVPGEPFDFLVDIAAELPMQMICILLGVPENERHWLFEAIEPQFDFGGSRKAALSQLSIEEAGSRMYNYGQELIAAKRAQPTDDMLSVVANAMVEDEAAQALSDLEVYLFFSLLFSAGAETTRNAVAGGLLALAEHPDQLRVLRGDFGLLPTAVEEIIRWTSPSPSKRRTATRDVTLGGHAIGAGQKVQIWEGSANRDDAVFERAAQFDITRKPNPHLGFGQGVHYCLGANLARLELRVLYEELLSRFGAVRLVEPPEWTRSNRHTGIRHLVVELHQG is encoded by the coding sequence ATATACGCCGGGGGCGATCTTGTGACCGCCGCGGTGACCAGCATCGACTTCACCGATCTGGACAACTTCGCCGACGGCTTCCCGCACGATCTGTTCGCCGTCCACCGCCGCGAGGCGCCGGTGTTCTGGCACGAGCCCACCGACAACACGCCCGACGGGGAAGGGTTCTGGTCGGTGGCCACCCACGCGGAAACCCTTGAGGTGCTGCGTGATCCGGTGACGTACTCGTCCGTCACGGGTGGTGCCCGTCCGTTCGGTGGCACGCTGCTGCAGGATCTGGCCATCGCGGGTCAGGTGCTCAACATGATGGATGACCCGAGGCACTCGCAGATCCGGCGACTGGTCAGCTCCGGGCTCACGCCCCGGATGATTCGTCGCGTCGAGGACGACCTACGGGCCCGGGCCCGCCGCCTGGTGGACGAGGTGGTGCCCGGCGAGCCGTTCGACTTCCTGGTCGACATCGCCGCCGAGTTGCCGATGCAGATGATCTGCATTCTGTTGGGAGTGCCCGAGAACGAACGACATTGGCTGTTCGAGGCCATTGAGCCTCAATTCGACTTCGGTGGCTCGCGCAAAGCGGCGCTCTCACAGCTGTCCATCGAGGAAGCCGGGTCGCGGATGTACAACTACGGGCAGGAGTTGATCGCCGCCAAGCGTGCGCAGCCGACCGACGACATGCTGTCGGTGGTGGCCAACGCCATGGTCGAAGACGAAGCCGCCCAGGCCCTCTCCGATCTCGAGGTGTATCTGTTCTTCAGCCTGCTCTTCAGCGCCGGCGCGGAGACCACGCGCAACGCCGTCGCGGGCGGGCTACTGGCCCTGGCCGAACATCCCGACCAATTACGCGTGCTGCGAGGCGATTTCGGGTTGTTGCCAACGGCGGTCGAGGAGATCATCCGGTGGACCTCGCCGTCACCGTCCAAGCGGCGCACCGCCACCCGCGACGTGACCCTCGGGGGACACGCGATCGGGGCGGGTCAGAAAGTGCAGATCTGGGAAGGCTCCGCCAACCGCGACGACGCCGTCTTCGAGCGCGCGGCCCAATTCGACATCACCCGTAAACCCAATCCGCACCTGGGCTTCGGTCAGGGGGTGCACTACTGTCTCGGGGCAAACCTGGCCCGGCTCGAGCTGCGCGTGCTCTACGAGGAGCTGCTGTCACGGTTCGGGGCAGTCCGGCTGGTGGAACCGCCGGAGTGGACCCGCAGCAACCGGCATACCGGCATCCGGCATTTGGTCGTGGAACTGCACCAGGGTTAG
- the purB gene encoding adenylosuccinate lyase, translated as MSIPNVLANRYASAEMVAIWSPEAKVVAERRLWLAVLRAQSGLGVDVPQQAIADYERVLDNVDLASIAARERVLRHDVKARIEEFNALAGHEHVHKGMTSRDLTENVEQLQIRQSLELVFGHGVAVAARLAERAVAYRDLVMAGRSHNVAAQATTLGKRFASAAQETLIALTRLQELIDRYPLRGIKGPMGTAQDMLDLLGGDAGKLAALERQVAEFLGFTTVLHSVGQVYPRSLDHDVLSALVQLGAGPSSLAHTIRLMAGHELVTEGFAEGQVGSSAMPHKMNTRSCERVNGLQVVLRGYASMAAELAGAQWNEGDVFCSVVRRVALPDSFFAVDGQIETFLTVLDEFGAYPAVIQRELDRYLPFLATTKVLMAAVRAGVGRESAHHVIREHAVATALAMRERGAEPDLLDRLAADERLPLDRKALDAALADKEVFIGAAGDQVDAVAALVDELVGRHPEAAKYTPGAIL; from the coding sequence GTGAGCATTCCGAACGTGCTGGCCAACCGGTACGCAAGCGCTGAGATGGTGGCGATCTGGTCGCCCGAGGCCAAGGTGGTAGCCGAGCGGCGGCTGTGGCTGGCGGTGCTGCGGGCGCAGTCGGGGCTCGGAGTGGACGTGCCGCAGCAAGCGATCGCCGACTACGAGCGGGTCCTGGACAACGTCGATCTGGCCTCCATCGCGGCGCGTGAGCGAGTGCTGCGCCACGACGTCAAGGCCCGTATCGAAGAATTCAACGCCCTTGCCGGCCACGAGCACGTGCACAAGGGCATGACCAGCAGGGACCTGACGGAGAACGTGGAGCAGCTGCAGATTCGGCAGTCGCTGGAACTGGTGTTCGGCCACGGGGTGGCGGTGGCGGCGCGGCTTGCCGAGCGGGCCGTGGCCTACCGCGATCTGGTGATGGCCGGGCGCAGTCACAACGTCGCCGCTCAGGCCACCACCCTGGGCAAGCGGTTCGCCTCGGCCGCGCAGGAGACGCTGATCGCGCTGACCCGGCTGCAGGAACTGATCGACCGTTACCCGCTGCGCGGCATCAAAGGGCCGATGGGCACCGCCCAGGACATGCTCGACCTGCTCGGCGGCGACGCGGGCAAACTCGCCGCCCTCGAGCGGCAGGTGGCCGAGTTCCTGGGCTTCACAACGGTATTGCACAGCGTCGGTCAGGTGTACCCGCGTTCGCTGGACCACGACGTGCTGTCCGCGCTGGTGCAACTGGGCGCGGGACCGTCGTCGCTGGCGCACACCATCCGGTTGATGGCCGGGCACGAGCTGGTCACCGAAGGATTCGCCGAAGGTCAGGTCGGTTCGTCGGCGATGCCGCACAAGATGAACACCCGCAGCTGCGAACGGGTCAACGGACTACAGGTGGTGCTGCGCGGTTACGCCTCGATGGCCGCCGAGCTGGCCGGCGCGCAGTGGAACGAAGGGGACGTCTTCTGCTCGGTGGTGCGTCGAGTTGCGTTGCCGGACAGCTTCTTTGCCGTCGACGGTCAGATCGAGACATTCCTGACGGTGCTCGACGAGTTCGGGGCCTACCCGGCGGTGATCCAGCGTGAACTGGACCGGTACCTGCCCTTTCTGGCCACCACCAAGGTGCTGATGGCCGCGGTGCGTGCGGGTGTGGGACGCGAATCCGCGCACCACGTGATCCGCGAACACGCGGTGGCTACGGCACTGGCCATGCGGGAACGCGGCGCGGAGCCGGATCTGTTGGACCGGCTGGCCGCCGACGAGCGGTTGCCGCTGGACCGCAAGGCGCTCGACGCCGCGCTGGCCGACAAGGAGGTTTTCATTGGCGCGGCCGGCGACCAGGTCGACGCGGTGGCCGCGCTGGTGGACGAACTGGTGGGCCGCCATCCGGAGGCGGCCAAATATACGCCGGGGGCGATCTTGTGA
- a CDS encoding DUF429 domain-containing protein: MYFAGVDLAWAGRNPTGIAVVDDDGVLVSVGAVRTDDDVLETLRPWVRAECVVGFDAPLVVTNPTGQRPAETALNRDFRRFEAGAHPSNTGKPEFADGPRAARLAAGLDLNLDPYSPAPRRALEVYPHAATVALFRLPRTLKYKAKPGRDLGQLRSELLRLMDLVETLADAPVPLHVGDHPDWVRLRHAVVTAQRKSHLRRAEDPVDAVVCAYVALYAQRRPDDITFYGDTTSGYIATPSLSKDVLTIRTGG, from the coding sequence ATGTACTTCGCGGGCGTCGACCTCGCCTGGGCCGGCCGCAACCCGACCGGGATCGCGGTGGTCGATGACGACGGGGTCCTGGTCAGCGTCGGCGCGGTCCGCACCGACGATGACGTGCTTGAAACGTTGCGTCCGTGGGTGCGCGCCGAGTGCGTGGTGGGTTTCGATGCGCCGCTGGTGGTGACCAATCCGACCGGTCAGCGTCCGGCCGAGACGGCGCTCAACCGGGATTTCCGCAGGTTCGAGGCGGGGGCGCACCCATCCAATACCGGCAAACCCGAATTTGCCGACGGACCACGTGCCGCGCGGCTGGCGGCGGGCCTGGACCTGAACCTCGACCCGTATTCACCCGCGCCGCGACGGGCCCTCGAGGTGTATCCGCACGCGGCGACGGTCGCCCTGTTCCGGCTGCCCCGCACGCTGAAGTACAAAGCCAAGCCGGGCAGGGACCTCGGGCAGCTCCGGTCGGAGTTGCTGCGGCTGATGGATCTCGTCGAGACACTGGCCGACGCGCCGGTACCACTGCACGTCGGTGACCACCCCGACTGGGTCCGGCTGCGCCACGCCGTGGTGACGGCGCAGCGCAAAAGCCACCTGCGGCGCGCGGAGGACCCCGTCGATGCCGTGGTCTGCGCCTATGTGGCGCTCTACGCGCAGCGTCGCCCCGACGACATCACCTTCTACGGCGACACGACGAGCGGCTATATCGCGACGCCGTCGTTGTCCAAAGACGTGCTGACGATCCGCACCGGGGGTTGA
- a CDS encoding TetR family transcriptional regulator — MGVTAAAVTPKGERRRYALVSAAAELLGEGGFEAVRHRAVARRAGLPLASTTYYFSSLDDLIARAVEHIGMIEVAQLRARVNGLSRRRRGPETTAEVLVDLLVGDVSGPGLAEQLISRYERHIACTRLPALRESMRRSLRQRAEAVAEAIERSGRSVQIELVCTLICAVDGSVVSALVEGRDPRAAAMATVIDLIEVLAPVDQPPVRIVSTSLDNDGVAI; from the coding sequence GTGGGCGTGACAGCAGCAGCAGTTACTCCTAAAGGAGAACGACGGCGGTACGCGTTGGTGAGCGCTGCCGCCGAGCTGCTCGGCGAAGGCGGGTTCGAAGCGGTACGCCACCGGGCGGTCGCCCGGCGAGCCGGCCTGCCACTGGCGTCTACTACCTACTATTTCTCGTCGCTCGACGATTTGATCGCGCGCGCGGTCGAGCACATCGGGATGATCGAGGTGGCGCAGCTACGGGCCCGGGTCAACGGCCTGTCCCGGCGCCGCCGGGGGCCGGAGACCACTGCGGAAGTGCTGGTCGATCTGCTGGTGGGGGACGTATCCGGACCGGGGCTGGCCGAGCAGCTGATATCGCGATATGAGCGTCATATCGCCTGTACCCGTCTTCCCGCCTTGCGGGAAAGCATGCGGCGCAGCCTGCGGCAGCGCGCCGAGGCGGTCGCCGAGGCCATCGAACGATCGGGCAGATCGGTCCAGATCGAGCTGGTGTGCACCTTGATCTGCGCCGTCGACGGTTCGGTGGTCTCCGCGCTGGTGGAAGGACGCGACCCGCGCGCCGCGGCGATGGCGACGGTGATCGACCTGATCGAAGTGCTGGCGCCGGTCGATCAACCCCCGGTGCGGATCGTCAGCACGTCTTTGGACAACGACGGCGTCGCGATATAG
- a CDS encoding esterase, with protein MIARMPDISRRAVLRLGAAAACGAGGAYALDVLFQPRTSGAAPVSWTGTNVPLAPARPLDPAPPAQAAPTMLTGSFVSAARGGISTNWAIARPPGQTKPLRPVIALHGKGNDAAAVMAGGVEQGLAQAVNAGLPPFAVVAVDGGGGYWHKRADGDDAGAMVLNELIPMLDSHGLDTSRVGFLGWSMGGYGALLLGGRLGAGRTAAICAVSPALWTSSGAAAPGAFDGPDDYAANSVWGMPALGSIPIRIDCGDSDPFYSATKQFIAQLPNPPAGGFSPGGHDGGFWSSQLPAEMTWMAPILTA; from the coding sequence ATGATTGCCCGCATGCCAGACATCAGCCGCCGCGCCGTACTGCGCCTCGGCGCTGCCGCCGCATGCGGCGCGGGCGGCGCATATGCGCTCGACGTGCTGTTTCAGCCGCGAACGTCGGGCGCCGCCCCGGTTTCCTGGACTGGGACAAACGTTCCATTGGCGCCGGCACGGCCGCTGGATCCGGCACCACCGGCGCAGGCGGCTCCGACGATGCTGACGGGCTCGTTCGTCTCGGCAGCCCGGGGCGGCATATCGACCAATTGGGCGATCGCGCGTCCGCCCGGACAGACCAAGCCGCTGCGACCGGTCATCGCGTTGCACGGTAAAGGCAACGACGCCGCCGCCGTGATGGCCGGCGGTGTCGAGCAAGGCCTGGCGCAGGCGGTCAACGCCGGGTTGCCGCCGTTTGCGGTCGTCGCCGTCGACGGCGGCGGCGGTTACTGGCACAAGCGGGCCGACGGCGACGACGCCGGGGCGATGGTGCTCAACGAGTTGATCCCGATGCTGGACAGCCATGGCCTGGACACCTCCCGGGTGGGATTTCTGGGTTGGTCGATGGGCGGCTACGGGGCGCTGCTACTCGGTGGCCGGCTCGGCGCGGGTCGTACCGCGGCGATCTGCGCGGTGAGCCCCGCGCTGTGGACGTCCTCGGGCGCGGCCGCGCCCGGCGCCTTCGACGGGCCCGACGACTATGCGGCCAACTCGGTGTGGGGTATGCCGGCCCTGGGTTCCATTCCGATCCGCATCGACTGCGGCGACAGCGACCCGTTCTATTCGGCGACCAAGCAGTTCATCGCTCAGCTACCGAATCCTCCGGCCGGCGGTTTCTCACCGGGCGGACACGACGGGGGGTTCTGGAGCTCGCAGCTGCCGGCCGAGATGACGTGGATGGCGCCGATATTGACGGCGTAG
- a CDS encoding gamma-glutamyltransferase family protein, with the protein MSAPFGWHNPYPWPRTPVLGANVVCTSQPLAAQAGLSMLAAGGNAVDAAIAAAITLTIVEPVSNGIGSDAFAIVWDGKQLHGLNASGRSPAAWTPEYFGGQGVPAFGWNSVTVPGAVSGWVQLHERFGRLSFDRLFAPAISYGRNGFLVSPMVASQWQAQVPVFASQPGFAAAFLRGGRAPQAGELVTLPDHATTLEKIASSGGEAFYRGELAARIEAHSTAHGGAMRASDLAAHRADWVGTISGQYRGYTLHEIPPNGQGIVALIALGILEHFDMSSLPIDSADSVHLQIEALKLAFADAHACVADIDHMTVTTERLLDKEYLSQRAALIDPRRATPAWAGTPRGGTVYLTAADASGMMVSMIQSNYMGFGSGVVVPDTGIALQNRGANFVATPGHPNQIGPAKRPFHTIIPGFVSKDGAPVMSFGVMGGPMQPQGHVQVLVRIADHGQNPQAACDGPRFRWVDGMQVACENGFPTATLDELRQRGHDLLTVDDYNAFGSCQAIWRLGDGYLAASDPRRDGQAAAF; encoded by the coding sequence GTGAGCGCACCGTTCGGCTGGCACAATCCATACCCCTGGCCTCGCACACCCGTACTCGGTGCCAACGTCGTTTGCACCTCCCAACCGCTCGCCGCTCAGGCCGGCCTGTCGATGCTGGCCGCCGGCGGCAACGCGGTCGACGCGGCCATCGCTGCCGCGATCACCCTGACGATCGTCGAACCGGTGTCCAACGGCATCGGATCGGACGCGTTCGCGATCGTTTGGGACGGTAAGCAGCTGCACGGCCTCAACGCGTCGGGACGCTCACCCGCGGCGTGGACGCCTGAATACTTTGGCGGTCAGGGTGTTCCGGCCTTCGGCTGGAATTCGGTGACGGTGCCCGGAGCCGTGTCGGGATGGGTGCAGCTGCACGAGCGGTTCGGCAGGCTGTCGTTCGATCGGCTGTTCGCGCCCGCTATCTCCTACGGCCGCAACGGCTTCCTGGTGTCTCCGATGGTGGCTTCGCAGTGGCAGGCGCAGGTTCCAGTCTTCGCATCGCAGCCGGGGTTCGCCGCCGCCTTCCTGCGGGGTGGACGAGCACCTCAAGCCGGGGAATTGGTCACTCTCCCGGACCATGCGACCACGCTGGAGAAGATCGCGTCATCCGGCGGCGAGGCGTTCTACCGCGGCGAGTTGGCCGCCAGGATCGAGGCGCACTCAACCGCCCACGGCGGCGCGATGCGGGCCAGCGACCTGGCGGCCCACCGGGCCGACTGGGTCGGCACCATCAGTGGTCAGTATCGCGGCTACACGCTGCACGAGATACCGCCCAACGGTCAGGGCATCGTCGCTCTGATCGCGCTGGGCATCCTTGAACACTTCGACATGTCCTCGTTGCCGATCGATTCCGCCGATAGCGTCCACCTACAGATCGAGGCGTTGAAGCTGGCATTCGCGGACGCTCACGCATGTGTCGCCGACATCGACCACATGACCGTGACCACCGAACGTCTTCTGGATAAGGAGTATCTCAGTCAGCGGGCCGCGCTGATCGACCCGCGGCGCGCAACGCCCGCTTGGGCCGGAACACCCAGGGGTGGAACGGTTTATCTGACTGCCGCCGATGCGTCCGGGATGATGGTCTCGATGATCCAGTCGAACTACATGGGATTCGGCTCCGGCGTAGTGGTGCCGGACACCGGCATTGCACTGCAGAACCGGGGCGCGAATTTTGTTGCTACGCCAGGCCATCCCAATCAGATCGGTCCGGCCAAGCGTCCCTTCCACACGATCATCCCCGGCTTTGTCAGCAAGGACGGCGCACCGGTGATGAGTTTCGGGGTGATGGGCGGGCCGATGCAGCCGCAGGGTCACGTGCAGGTGCTGGTGCGCATCGCCGATCACGGCCAGAACCCGCAGGCAGCCTGTGACGGCCCGCGCTTTCGTTGGGTGGATGGCATGCAAGTGGCCTGCGAGAACGGATTTCCCACCGCGACGCTCGACGAGCTGCGGCAGCGCGGGCATGATCTGCTCACCGTGGACGATTACAACGCGTTCGGTAGCTGCCAGGCGATCTGGCGTCTGGGCGACGGGTATCTCGCGGCCAGCGACCCGCGGCGGGACGGGCAAGCTGCCGCGTTTTGA
- a CDS encoding serine/threonine-protein kinase: MFAGYTIDRLLGSGGMGEVYLAQHPRLPRREALKILNDDICADPAYRQRFIKEADLAAALWHPNIVRINDRGESDGQLWIAMDFVDGTDVASLLREQYPAGMPVDQVDVIIDAIAAALDYAHHHHDVLHRDVGPANILLAAPGTDEQRILLGDFGIARTIGDTGGLTATNMMIGTFPYAAPEQLTDEPIDGRADQYALAATAYHLLTGAPLFPHANPAVVISRHLNTPPPALAETRPTLAAFDPVFATALAKTPTDRYTRCSDFAHAFSRAAHTLAPATNSTRTMPRPLAVRTPTPRRRPTRALAAAAVVIAVAGVSAGGYERAGGRPLASAPVAAQHAVASALPPIAPALAQPPSPAPVPAAPRAAAPAAVSAPAAPKVKASAPTPQRAAVDRDQTFVNQLSKIPGLTVTDPTTAAATGRAICKSLKNGSTPNDSVQATVNGNSGLTPAQAAAGVNAAIGVYCPQYPH, from the coding sequence GTGTTTGCCGGGTACACAATTGACCGGTTGTTGGGGTCTGGGGGTATGGGCGAGGTGTATCTCGCCCAGCATCCGCGGCTACCGCGCCGGGAGGCGTTGAAGATCCTCAACGACGACATCTGCGCCGACCCGGCCTACCGGCAGCGCTTCATCAAGGAAGCCGATCTGGCTGCGGCGCTGTGGCATCCGAACATCGTGCGCATCAACGACCGAGGCGAATCCGACGGGCAACTGTGGATCGCGATGGACTTCGTCGACGGCACCGACGTCGCCAGCCTGCTACGCGAACAGTATCCGGCCGGCATGCCCGTCGATCAGGTCGACGTGATCATCGACGCGATCGCCGCCGCACTCGATTACGCCCACCACCACCATGACGTGCTGCACCGCGATGTCGGGCCGGCCAACATCCTGCTCGCCGCCCCGGGCACCGACGAACAACGAATCCTGCTGGGCGACTTCGGTATCGCCCGCACCATCGGCGACACCGGCGGCCTGACCGCGACCAACATGATGATCGGCACCTTCCCCTATGCCGCACCCGAACAACTCACCGACGAACCCATCGACGGCCGCGCCGACCAATACGCCCTGGCCGCCACCGCCTACCACCTGCTGACCGGCGCCCCGCTGTTCCCCCACGCCAACCCCGCCGTCGTCATCAGCCGCCACCTCAACACCCCACCGCCGGCACTGGCCGAAACCCGCCCCACACTGGCCGCCTTCGACCCCGTCTTCGCCACCGCCCTGGCCAAAACCCCCACCGACCGATACACCCGATGCAGCGACTTCGCCCACGCGTTCAGCCGCGCCGCCCACACCCTGGCCCCGGCCACCAACTCAACACGCACCATGCCCAGACCCCTGGCCGTCAGAACCCCCACACCACGACGCCGACCAACCCGCGCCCTCGCGGCCGCGGCGGTGGTCATCGCCGTGGCCGGCGTCAGCGCTGGCGGCTATGAGCGCGCAGGCGGCAGACCGCTCGCCTCAGCTCCGGTGGCTGCTCAACATGCCGTGGCATCGGCCCTACCACCGATTGCCCCCGCGCTGGCGCAACCGCCCTCCCCGGCACCGGTTCCCGCCGCTCCTCGCGCGGCGGCACCTGCCGCCGTGTCCGCTCCGGCTGCACCGAAAGTCAAAGCATCCGCTCCCACGCCACAGCGGGCAGCGGTCGATCGCGACCAGACATTCGTCAACCAGCTCTCCAAAATTCCCGGCCTCACCGTCACCGACCCGACGACGGCCGCCGCAACGGGTCGCGCCATCTGTAAGAGCCTGAAGAACGGGTCGACCCCCAACGATTCCGTGCAGGCCACCGTGAACGGCAACAGTGGCCTCACGCCCGCACAGGCCGCCGCCGGTGTCAACGCCGCCATCGGCGTCTATTGCCCGCAATATCCGCATTAG
- a CDS encoding serine/threonine-protein kinase yields the protein MGLSAGDVFAGYTIDRLLGSGGMGEVYLAQHPRLPRREALKILNDDICADPAYRQRFIKEADLAAALWHPNIVRINDRGESDGQLWIAMDFVDGTDVASLLREQYPAGMPVDQVDVIIDAIAAALDYAHHHHDVLHRDVGPANILLAAPGTDEQRILLGDFGIARTIGDTGGLTATNMMIGTFPYAAPEQLTDEPIDGRADQYALAATAYHLLTGAPLFPHANPAVVISRHLNTPPPALAETRPTLAAFDPVFATALAKTPTDRYTRCSDFAHAFSRAAHTLTPATNSTRTMPRPLAVRTPTTTTPPPATPPRRRRRIFAAAATAVALTGVAASDYQIDDKSEAAAPAASAASVQPRLAVENVPPPAAPAQPAASPPTEAAPSQLPAPPPAPAVAPPRPPLPAVATAPVASAPALPSPPKAPAPPPQRPPDPDQAFVNMVSGIPGLTVTDPATAAATGRAVCTSLQNGATPNDSVQATVNGNNTVTPAQAAAGVNAAITVYCPQYQR from the coding sequence ATGGGCTTGAGTGCCGGAGATGTGTTTGCCGGGTACACAATTGACCGGTTGTTGGGGTCTGGGGGTATGGGCGAGGTGTATCTCGCCCAGCATCCGCGGCTACCGCGCCGGGAGGCGTTGAAGATCCTCAACGACGACATCTGCGCCGACCCGGCCTACCGGCAGCGCTTCATCAAGGAAGCCGATCTGGCTGCGGCGCTGTGGCATCCGAACATCGTGCGCATCAACGACCGAGGCGAATCCGACGGGCAACTGTGGATCGCGATGGACTTCGTCGACGGCACCGACGTCGCCAGCCTGCTACGCGAACAGTATCCGGCCGGCATGCCCGTCGATCAGGTCGACGTGATCATCGACGCGATCGCCGCCGCACTCGATTACGCCCACCACCACCATGACGTGCTGCACCGCGATGTCGGGCCGGCCAACATCCTGCTCGCCGCCCCGGGCACCGACGAACAACGAATCCTGCTGGGCGACTTCGGTATCGCCCGCACCATCGGCGACACCGGCGGCCTGACCGCGACCAACATGATGATCGGCACCTTCCCCTATGCCGCACCCGAACAACTCACCGACGAACCCATCGACGGCCGCGCCGACCAATACGCCCTGGCCGCCACCGCCTACCACCTGCTGACCGGCGCCCCGCTGTTCCCCCACGCCAACCCCGCCGTCGTCATCAGCCGCCACCTCAACACCCCACCGCCGGCACTGGCCGAAACCCGCCCCACACTGGCCGCCTTCGACCCCGTCTTCGCCACCGCCCTGGCCAAAACCCCCACCGACCGATACACCCGATGCAGCGACTTCGCCCACGCGTTCAGCCGCGCCGCCCACACCCTGACCCCGGCCACCAACTCAACACGCACCATGCCCAGACCCCTGGCCGTCAGAACACCCACAACGACAACCCCACCACCCGCGACACCACCACGGCGACGCCGGCGCATCTTCGCCGCTGCCGCAACGGCAGTAGCTCTCACCGGCGTCGCCGCCAGTGACTACCAGATCGACGACAAATCCGAGGCCGCCGCACCGGCCGCGTCGGCCGCTTCGGTGCAACCTCGGCTGGCGGTCGAGAACGTGCCACCCCCCGCGGCACCCGCGCAGCCGGCGGCATCACCGCCGACTGAGGCTGCCCCAAGCCAGCTTCCGGCCCCGCCCCCGGCTCCGGCAGTTGCTCCGCCGCGTCCGCCCCTGCCGGCCGTGGCAACAGCTCCGGTCGCTTCGGCGCCCGCTTTGCCGTCGCCGCCGAAAGCGCCGGCACCTCCTCCGCAACGGCCGCCGGACCCGGACCAGGCCTTCGTCAACATGGTGTCCGGCATTCCCGGCCTCACCGTGACCGACCCGGCCACGGCCGCCGCGACCGGCCGCGCGGTGTGCACGAGCCTGCAAAACGGCGCGACACCAAACGATTCCGTTCAGGCGACCGTGAACGGCAACAACACCGTGACCCCCGCCCAGGCGGCCGCCGGGGTCAACGCCGCGATCACCGTTTACTGCCCGCAATATCAGCGGTAG
- the purD gene encoding phosphoribosylamine--glycine ligase, which produces MRVLVIGSGAREHALLLALSRDPQVTGLIVAPGNAGTARLAEQYDVDVTSADQVVGLARKVEADLVVIGPEVPLVLGVADALRAAGIVCFGPGKDAARIEGSKAFAKEVMAAAGVRTAASEIVDNPAHLDAALERFGPPAGDPAWVVKDDSLAAGKGVVVTADRDAARAHAAGLLESGHPVLLESFLDGPEVSLFCVLDGATVVPLLPAQDFKRVGDGDAGPNTGGMGAYAPLPWLPENVYREIVSRVVEPVAAELVRRGSPFNGLLYAGLAITSNGPAVVEFNCRFGDPETQAVLALLESPLGQLLHAAGSGKLADFEQLRWRDGAAVTVVLAAENYPGRPRVGDVIVGSEADGVLHAGTARRDDGAIVSSGGRVLSVVGTGADLAEARARAYEILGSIRLPGSHFRTDIGRRAAEGEISLR; this is translated from the coding sequence GTGCGCGTCCTGGTGATCGGCTCCGGTGCCCGTGAACATGCCCTGCTGCTGGCGCTCAGTAGAGACCCGCAGGTCACGGGGCTGATCGTCGCCCCTGGCAATGCGGGCACCGCCCGGCTGGCCGAGCAGTACGACGTCGATGTCACCTCCGCTGATCAGGTCGTGGGCCTGGCGCGAAAGGTCGAGGCCGACCTGGTGGTGATCGGACCCGAGGTGCCGCTGGTGCTGGGGGTGGCCGACGCCCTGCGCGCCGCCGGCATCGTGTGCTTCGGTCCCGGCAAGGACGCGGCGCGGATCGAAGGATCCAAGGCCTTCGCCAAAGAGGTGATGGCCGCGGCCGGGGTCCGGACGGCGGCCAGTGAGATCGTCGACAACCCGGCGCATCTCGACGCCGCCCTGGAACGTTTCGGGCCGCCTGCGGGTGATCCGGCCTGGGTGGTCAAGGATGACTCGCTGGCTGCCGGCAAAGGCGTCGTGGTGACCGCGGACCGCGACGCCGCCCGCGCCCACGCCGCCGGCCTGCTGGAGTCGGGTCATCCGGTGCTGCTCGAGTCGTTCCTGGACGGACCCGAGGTCTCGTTGTTCTGCGTGCTCGACGGCGCGACCGTGGTGCCACTGCTGCCTGCCCAGGACTTCAAACGGGTCGGCGACGGCGATGCCGGCCCCAACACCGGTGGCATGGGCGCCTACGCGCCGCTGCCCTGGCTGCCCGAAAACGTCTACCGCGAGATCGTCAGCCGGGTCGTCGAACCCGTTGCGGCCGAACTCGTCCGTCGCGGCAGCCCGTTCAACGGCCTGCTCTACGCCGGTCTGGCGATCACCTCCAACGGTCCCGCGGTGGTCGAATTCAATTGCCGCTTCGGTGATCCGGAGACTCAGGCGGTGCTGGCCCTACTGGAATCGCCGCTCGGCCAACTACTGCACGCCGCCGGCAGCGGAAAGCTGGCTGACTTCGAGCAGTTGCGTTGGCGCGATGGCGCGGCAGTGACGGTGGTGCTGGCGGCCGAGAACTATCCCGGACGGCCGCGGGTCGGAGACGTCATCGTCGGCTCCGAAGCCGACGGCGTCCTGCACGCCGGCACCGCACGCCGTGACGACGGAGCGATCGTCTCCTCCGGGGGTCGAGTGCTGTCAGTGGTCGGTACCGGAGCGGACCTGGCCGAAGCGCGTGCCCGTGCGTACGAGATCCTCGGATCGATTCGATTGCCCGGCAGCCACTTTCGCACCGACATCGGTCGGCGCGCGGCCGAAGGCGAGATCAGCCTCCGGTAG